A single genomic interval of Asinibacterium sp. OR53 harbors:
- a CDS encoding peptidylprolyl isomerase gives MSVIQRIRDKGAWIVFAIIALALIAFILQDGVGRGSRAFSSNTIGKVNGEKITRTEFEEKVNMQERYAAQQGMGREQLVTAVWNQEVERLVLNQEFDKLGLQVGPKELSDILFGENSPLRQEFTDPKTGVFNADDARRAFAQIKKSKNKEQLAMIQNGYIDPTIESALRNKYQALVQQAVYIPKWLVEKQEADNNAISNISYVYVPYASVSDSLAKVSDDDMMAYEKKHSKQFTKDEESRSISYVSFSAAPSSADSAAVLGQITALKNDFEHAEDAGAYISRVGSEIPFYNSYFSKAKMQQPNKDSLTKIPVGTVYGPYIDAQNYTLAKMVGIKQWPDSVKVRHILIATADPRAGQVIREDSVAKKLVDSIETAVKGGADFNALVQKYSDDPGSKEKGGVYEYFPQGQMVVPFNDYVFDHPVGSKGVVKTDYGYHYIEILGQKGMNPVYKIAYLSKAIVASNETVSNANTHAAQFAASSKNGKQFNENALKSGLSILPGNDIKQNDFAVPGVGQSRQLVRWIYEHGVGDVSDPTEIGDRYVVAIVTAVNKAGLMSPTEARAFAEGLVRNEKKAAQIISTKFKGNSLESYASSAGTTVMKADSIGFNAPFIPNIGNEQKIVGAAFNKSLNGKASEPIAGGTGVFAVQVVNSGARAGVMDPAAIRQNLLQGARMAAYRSLEALRKAASIKDNRSKFY, from the coding sequence ATGTCTGTCATTCAAAGAATTCGTGACAAAGGAGCCTGGATCGTGTTTGCCATCATCGCCCTGGCTTTGATCGCCTTTATATTACAAGATGGTGTGGGACGCGGAAGCCGCGCTTTTTCCAGCAATACAATCGGTAAAGTGAACGGTGAAAAGATTACCCGTACCGAGTTTGAAGAGAAAGTGAATATGCAGGAACGTTATGCTGCACAACAAGGCATGGGCAGAGAACAGCTGGTTACTGCTGTATGGAACCAGGAAGTGGAAAGACTGGTGTTGAACCAGGAATTCGATAAACTGGGACTCCAGGTTGGGCCTAAAGAACTGAGCGATATTCTCTTTGGTGAAAATTCACCGCTTCGCCAGGAATTCACCGATCCTAAAACCGGTGTATTCAATGCCGATGATGCACGCAGGGCTTTTGCACAAATAAAGAAAAGCAAGAACAAAGAGCAACTGGCGATGATCCAGAACGGATATATCGATCCCACAATCGAAAGCGCGTTGAGGAATAAATACCAGGCCCTGGTTCAACAAGCTGTATACATACCAAAATGGTTGGTAGAAAAACAGGAGGCAGACAATAATGCAATTTCCAACATCTCTTATGTATATGTACCCTATGCTTCTGTGTCCGATAGCCTGGCAAAGGTTTCAGACGATGATATGATGGCTTATGAGAAAAAGCACAGCAAGCAATTTACAAAGGATGAAGAAAGCAGGTCTATCAGTTATGTTAGTTTCAGCGCCGCGCCGAGCTCGGCTGATTCAGCAGCAGTATTGGGACAAATAACAGCATTAAAGAATGATTTTGAACATGCTGAAGATGCCGGTGCATATATCAGCAGGGTAGGAAGTGAAATTCCGTTTTACAATTCCTATTTCAGCAAGGCGAAAATGCAGCAGCCCAATAAAGATTCTTTAACTAAGATACCGGTAGGAACCGTGTATGGTCCGTATATCGATGCACAGAATTATACACTGGCTAAAATGGTGGGGATCAAACAGTGGCCCGACAGTGTGAAAGTTCGCCACATACTTATTGCCACCGCAGATCCCCGCGCGGGCCAGGTGATCAGGGAAGATTCTGTTGCAAAGAAACTGGTTGACAGTATTGAAACCGCTGTAAAAGGAGGAGCTGATTTCAACGCCCTGGTACAAAAATATTCCGATGATCCGGGAAGCAAAGAGAAAGGCGGCGTATATGAATATTTCCCGCAGGGTCAAATGGTTGTTCCATTCAATGATTATGTATTCGATCATCCCGTAGGAAGCAAAGGCGTGGTAAAAACAGATTATGGATACCATTATATAGAAATACTGGGTCAGAAAGGAATGAATCCTGTTTACAAAATTGCCTACCTGTCAAAAGCTATTGTTGCGAGCAATGAAACGGTAAGTAACGCCAACACACACGCAGCGCAGTTTGCAGCGAGCAGCAAGAACGGAAAGCAATTCAATGAAAATGCACTGAAATCAGGTCTTTCTATACTGCCGGGAAATGATATCAAACAGAATGATTTTGCTGTACCGGGGGTGGGACAAAGCAGGCAACTGGTTCGCTGGATCTATGAACATGGTGTTGGTGATGTGTCTGATCCTACAGAAATAGGCGACCGTTATGTGGTTGCGATCGTAACTGCAGTTAACAAAGCGGGACTGATGTCGCCAACGGAAGCAAGGGCTTTTGCTGAAGGACTGGTGCGCAATGAAAAGAAAGCAGCGCAGATCATCAGTACTAAATTTAAGGGCAATAGCCTGGAATCGTATGCCAGCAGTGCAGGAACAACCGTAATGAAGGCAGACAGCATTGGCTTCAACGCACCGTTCATTCCGAATATTGGAAACGAACAAAAGATCGTTGGCGCTGCATTCAATAAATCATTGAATGGTAAAGCAAGTGAGCCGATCGCAGGTGGGACTGGTGTATTTGCTGTACAGGTAGTGAATAGTGGAGCAAGGGCTGGTGTGATGGATCCTGCTGCTATCAGGCAGAATCTGTTGCAGGGTGCAAGAATGGCCGCCTATCGTAGCCTGGAGGCATTGAGAAAAGCGGCGTCTATTAAAGACAACCGTTCCAAGTTCTATTAA
- a CDS encoding DUF2480 family protein, with translation MSDQIVNKVAESGLISMDLEIYYPKEEIKVFDLKDHLFMGLILKEKDFRAALQAMDWSSYVGVNVAVTCSADAVIPMWAYMLVASYLQPVAKAVVFGNEKQTIETLLLRSLETIPGEEYTDKRVVIKGCGELPIPESAYLTITNKLRPFVKSIMYGEPCSTVPIYKKK, from the coding sequence ATGTCGGACCAGATTGTGAACAAAGTTGCAGAGAGCGGCCTGATCAGCATGGACCTTGAAATATATTATCCCAAAGAGGAAATAAAGGTCTTTGACCTGAAGGACCATCTTTTTATGGGATTGATATTGAAAGAAAAAGATTTCCGTGCAGCGCTGCAGGCTATGGATTGGAGCAGCTACGTGGGGGTAAATGTTGCAGTGACCTGTTCGGCAGATGCTGTGATCCCTATGTGGGCATATATGCTGGTAGCAAGTTATTTGCAGCCGGTGGCAAAAGCGGTTGTTTTTGGAAATGAAAAACAAACGATCGAAACCCTTTTGCTCAGGAGCCTGGAAACGATACCGGGAGAAGAATATACAGATAAGCGGGTGGTGATCAAAGGTTGTGGCGAGTTGCCCATTCCAGAAAGTGCATACCTCACCATTACAAACAAACTAAGGCCTTTTGTAAAAAGTATCATGTATGGTGAGCCGTGTAGTACGGTACCCATTTATAAAAAGAAATGA
- a CDS encoding alpha/beta fold hydrolase, giving the protein MKIRLLSICLSFACFVHAQQNLTVEKIMQDPKWIGTSPSNVFWSTDSKKVYFDWNPDKNISDSTYSYLIGSQSITKVSFLESQMLGSRNNGVYNTSRTLLLYTHHGDIFLQDLKSGNITRITQTEETESNPSFLQKDEWVVYIRNQNLYAWSIKSGVTRQLTNFVKSTENAPAHPSSDKNHQEPWLQQQQLELMQVLKERKHKKEQRDAFTALNKEVDTLKDIVIGEKRLQNIQISPDGRYVTYRLYQPPANSKNTIVPEYVTESGFTATLPGRTKVGAPMGKYEFFVFDKSRDSVYQVLTDSIPGITDLPDYVKDYPSKYANKKPVPRAVFVNGPYWNEAGTYAIVDIRSQDNKDRWLMQLDAATGKLKLIDRQRDEAWIGGPGIGYGATLGWINDALFYFQSEVTGYSHLYTYNTVTQTKKALTSGKYEVQGLVFSKNKDFFYLLTNEEHPGKQNWYRIKTDGSKKEKITSMTGGYDVTLSPDEKWIAYRYSYINKPWELYVQENAPGKQPQQVTFKSMSETFKAYPWKEPRIITIPASDGEQVYARIYEPTGDKKNNAAVIFVHGAGYLQNVHYWWSQYFREYMFNNLLADKGYTVLDIDYRASSGYGRNWRTGIYRFMGGKDLDDHVDAAKFLVNQKGIDPGRIGIYGGSYGGFMTLMALFTKPDVFKAGAALRPVTDWAHYNHGYTSNILNEPFTDSIAYARSSPINFASGLKNHLLICHGMVDVNVHFQDAVRLTQRLIELGKDNWELAPYPMEDHGFVEPSSWTDEYKRILKLFDNTLLK; this is encoded by the coding sequence ATGAAAATACGGCTACTGTCTATTTGCTTGTCTTTTGCATGCTTTGTACATGCACAACAAAACCTGACTGTTGAAAAAATCATGCAGGATCCCAAATGGATCGGCACTTCTCCTTCCAATGTATTCTGGAGTACCGATAGTAAGAAAGTCTATTTTGACTGGAATCCTGATAAAAACATATCTGATTCTACTTATTCGTATTTAATTGGATCACAATCAATAACAAAAGTTTCATTCCTCGAATCACAAATGCTGGGCTCCCGCAACAACGGGGTTTATAATACTTCCCGCACACTTTTACTCTATACCCATCATGGCGATATTTTTTTGCAGGATCTCAAATCCGGAAACATCACCCGCATTACACAAACAGAAGAAACCGAAAGCAATCCCAGCTTCCTACAAAAAGACGAATGGGTGGTTTATATACGCAATCAAAACCTTTATGCATGGAGCATCAAATCCGGTGTTACCAGGCAACTGACCAACTTTGTTAAATCAACTGAAAATGCACCGGCACATCCATCTTCTGACAAGAATCATCAGGAACCCTGGCTGCAACAGCAGCAGCTCGAATTAATGCAGGTACTCAAAGAACGCAAACACAAAAAAGAACAACGCGATGCTTTCACTGCATTAAATAAAGAGGTTGACACACTAAAAGATATAGTTATAGGAGAAAAGCGATTGCAAAATATACAGATCAGTCCGGATGGCCGTTATGTTACGTATCGCTTGTATCAGCCTCCTGCAAATTCAAAAAATACTATCGTTCCGGAATATGTTACCGAAAGCGGTTTCACAGCAACGCTCCCCGGAAGAACAAAAGTAGGCGCGCCTATGGGCAAGTATGAATTTTTTGTTTTCGACAAATCCAGGGACTCTGTTTACCAGGTGCTCACCGATTCCATACCCGGCATCACAGATCTGCCTGATTATGTAAAAGATTATCCTTCAAAATACGCAAACAAAAAACCTGTTCCACGCGCTGTGTTTGTGAACGGACCCTACTGGAATGAAGCAGGGACTTATGCAATTGTTGATATCCGTTCTCAGGACAATAAAGATCGCTGGTTGATGCAACTCGATGCCGCAACCGGAAAATTGAAACTGATCGACCGCCAACGTGATGAAGCGTGGATTGGCGGGCCCGGCATTGGATACGGCGCCACACTTGGATGGATCAACGATGCGTTGTTTTATTTCCAGAGTGAAGTAACAGGATATTCACATCTCTATACTTACAACACTGTTACGCAAACAAAAAAAGCGCTCACTTCCGGCAAGTATGAAGTGCAGGGTCTTGTGTTCAGCAAAAACAAAGATTTCTTTTATCTGCTCACCAATGAAGAGCATCCCGGAAAACAAAACTGGTACCGCATTAAAACCGATGGATCTAAAAAAGAAAAGATCACATCCATGACAGGCGGTTATGACGTGACTCTTTCGCCAGATGAAAAGTGGATCGCTTATCGTTACTCTTATATCAACAAACCATGGGAATTATACGTACAAGAAAATGCGCCGGGCAAACAACCTCAACAGGTTACATTCAAGTCGATGAGTGAAACATTCAAAGCTTATCCCTGGAAAGAGCCCCGTATCATTACTATTCCCGCAAGCGACGGTGAACAGGTGTACGCCAGGATTTACGAACCCACCGGTGACAAAAAAAATAATGCCGCTGTTATTTTTGTACATGGCGCAGGTTATTTACAAAACGTACATTATTGGTGGAGCCAGTATTTCCGCGAATACATGTTCAACAACCTGCTCGCCGATAAAGGATACACTGTACTCGATATCGACTATCGCGCCAGCAGCGGATACGGAAGAAACTGGCGCACCGGTATCTATCGTTTCATGGGCGGTAAAGATCTCGACGATCATGTAGATGCAGCAAAATTCCTGGTGAATCAAAAAGGCATTGATCCGGGAAGAATTGGTATCTATGGTGGTAGCTATGGAGGCTTCATGACGCTGATGGCGTTGTTTACCAAGCCCGATGTGTTCAAGGCCGGCGCCGCATTAAGACCCGTGACCGACTGGGCACATTATAATCATGGATATACTTCCAATATATTGAATGAACCTTTTACCGATAGTATCGCTTACGCCCGTTCATCACCCATCAATTTTGCAAGCGGTTTGAAAAATCATTTGCTCATTTGTCATGGAATGGTAGACGTGAACGTTCATTTCCAGGATGCCGTTCGTCTCACGCAACGCCTCATTGAACTCGGTAAAGACAATTGGGAATTAGCGCCCTATCCCATGGAAGACCATGGTTTTGTAGAACCCAGCAGCTGGACAGATGAGTACAAACGAATCCTCAAATTGTTTGACAACACACTGCTCAAATAA
- the nadD gene encoding nicotinate (nicotinamide) nucleotide adenylyltransferase — translation MKIGLYFGSFNPIHIGHLIIASHVANHGGVDQVWFVVSPQNPLKPSALLLNEHQRLHLVHLSIDDDPRLRVSDVEFRLPRPSYTIDTLTYLQEKYPQHQFSIVMGSDSFSNLQHWKNYELLIKHYSFIIYKRPRFDVTPPQDARVTILDAPLLELSATVIRNNIKSGKSIHYLVHDKVREEIERNHYYR, via the coding sequence ATGAAAATAGGTCTCTACTTTGGTTCTTTTAATCCCATTCACATCGGGCACCTGATCATTGCCAGTCATGTTGCGAATCATGGCGGGGTTGACCAGGTATGGTTTGTGGTATCCCCCCAGAATCCATTGAAGCCTTCGGCCCTATTGTTGAATGAACACCAGCGCTTACACCTGGTACACCTATCCATCGACGATGATCCCAGGTTGCGGGTGTCGGATGTAGAGTTTCGCTTGCCACGTCCCTCCTATACTATTGACACCCTTACTTATCTCCAGGAAAAATATCCGCAGCATCAGTTTTCCATTGTGATGGGAAGCGACAGTTTCTCCAACCTGCAGCATTGGAAAAATTATGAACTGCTGATCAAGCACTATTCCTTCATTATTTATAAAAGACCCAGGTTCGATGTAACCCCACCGCAGGATGCCCGGGTAACGATCCTGGATGCTCCATTGCTCGAGCTGTCTGCTACAGTCATTCGCAACAATATCAAATCCGGCAAATCCATCCATTACCTTGTTCACGATAAAGTGCGTGAAGAAATTGAAAGGAATCATTATTACCGGTAA
- a CDS encoding FeoA family protein, producing MIRLSELETGQKAVIHSFEKDDIFIKLMEMGCVPGELVTVEQVAPLGDPISISVAGYHLSLRLNEANSIFVDLQI from the coding sequence ATGATAAGACTGTCAGAGCTGGAAACAGGACAGAAAGCGGTAATCCATTCTTTTGAGAAAGACGATATTTTTATCAAGCTCATGGAAATGGGATGTGTTCCCGGAGAGCTGGTAACGGTAGAACAGGTAGCGCCCTTGGGAGACCCCATCTCCATATCGGTTGCCGGTTACCACCTCAGCCTGCGGCTGAACGAGGCCAACAGTATCTTTGTAGACCTTCAGATATAA
- the ybeY gene encoding rRNA maturation RNase YbeY yields MVSFHSADRTLTLKGRTELKPFIGGIFKREGKKLSLINYVFCSDEYLLQINRDFLQHDYYTDIITFGLSAPRAPIEAEVYISIDRVKDNAKTQGSTYQEELLRVIFHGALHLCGYKDKTGTQSKIMREKEDLYLKLFKK; encoded by the coding sequence ATGGTATCATTTCACTCGGCTGACAGGACCCTTACATTAAAGGGAAGAACAGAACTGAAACCTTTTATAGGAGGCATCTTCAAAAGAGAGGGGAAGAAGCTTTCCCTTATCAATTATGTATTTTGTTCGGACGAGTATCTCTTACAAATCAACCGGGACTTCCTGCAGCACGACTACTATACCGATATCATCACATTTGGCCTGTCTGCCCCCCGCGCCCCCATCGAAGCGGAAGTCTATATTAGCATAGACAGGGTAAAAGACAACGCCAAGACACAGGGTAGTACATACCAGGAAGAATTGCTCCGGGTAATCTTCCATGGAGCCCTCCACCTCTGCGGATACAAGGATAAGACGGGGACCCAAAGCAAAATAATGCGGGAAAAGGAGGATCTGTACCTTAAACTATTCAAAAAGTAG
- a CDS encoding nucleotidyltransferase family protein, with product MLTKETILDTIKHHMPYFKESLGVRSIGLFGSYANGYMKEASDVDLLIDMPADFSNLCAVWNLLEQEFNTKVDLVRRGAHLRSSFLNAIEKEIIYA from the coding sequence ATGCTTACAAAAGAGACAATATTAGATACCATAAAGCACCATATGCCCTATTTCAAGGAATCATTGGGCGTACGGAGTATTGGCTTATTTGGTAGTTATGCCAATGGATATATGAAGGAGGCCAGCGATGTAGACTTGTTGATAGATATGCCTGCCGATTTCTCGAACCTATGTGCTGTATGGAATTTGTTGGAGCAAGAATTTAATACAAAGGTTGACTTGGTAAGGCGAGGGGCTCACCTGCGGTCCTCTTTTTTGAATGCGATTGAAAAAGAGATCATTTATGCGTAA
- a CDS encoding DUF86 domain-containing protein, which translates to MRKGIILERLNGISEHIVVIENRMRTIRSATDFTTDDNGSVIFDSILMRLQSIGENIKKIEDLYPGFCIEQLGVEVDKIIRFRDLISYHYELMDTEIIYNIVTEHIQPLKNGVDQYLDRNKTS; encoded by the coding sequence ATGCGTAAAGGGATTATCCTTGAAAGGCTGAATGGTATATCTGAGCATATTGTAGTGATAGAAAACAGGATGCGGACCATTCGTTCTGCAACTGATTTTACTACGGATGACAATGGATCTGTGATTTTTGATTCAATCTTGATGAGATTGCAATCCATTGGTGAAAACATCAAAAAAATAGAAGACCTGTATCCTGGATTTTGTATTGAACAATTAGGTGTAGAAGTGGATAAAATTATCCGATTTCGCGATCTGATCTCGTATCATTATGAGTTGATGGATACTGAAATCATTTACAATATTGTCACTGAACATATACAGCCGCTAAAAAATGGCGTTGATCAGTATCTTGATCGAAACAAGACGAGCTAA